DNA from Micromonospora nigra:
CGGCTGGTGCCTTCGTGGCCTTGGCCCGGCCGGCAGGGCCCGTGCCACGACGGGCCGCCCCACCTGACCGCAACGTCTTCGCCAGCGTCTTCACCAGTTCCGGCTTGCGCAGCCCGGAAATCCCGGAGACGCCGTGCTGGCGCAGTTGCCCCCGGATCTCGTCCACCCGCAGCCGCGAGATCTCCGACTCGGAGATCCGGGGCGTGTTCGGCGTCTGGTTGCCCGGTTGCTGCTTCGTCCTGGTCGCGGTCCCGCCGCGACCCGAGCTGTTCCGCTGAGCCATGAGACGCTCACGCTCCTCGACAGTCCGTCCTCGGCGCGCGGCGGATCCCCAGTGCCGCACCGCGCGGTGCGGCATACCCGTCAGGGCCGATCCGAACCTCCGTCGGCGGAACGACCCACCCCGGCGTCCGGGCCCCGCCCGCCCGGGGTCGCCCCGCCGGCCGTCGAACCGCCCGGGGTCGCCCCGCCGGCCGTCGAACCGCCCGGAGCGGGCGACGAAGGCTCGAAGAGGTGCGCGAAGGCCGCCAGGTTCGCGGTGGATTCGCCCCGCTTGACCCGCCACTCCCACTCGCGGCGGATGGAGCTGCCGAAGCCGATCTCGAGCATCGTGTCGAAGGACTCGTCGGCGTACGTCAGGACGGCACCGAGAATCCGGTCCAGCTCGTCCGCGTCGACCCCGGCCGGGTTGACCCGCCCCGTCAGGTACACGTCGCCCACCGCGTCGATGGAGAACGACACGGCGTACATCCGGGCGTTGCGCTGCAACAGCCAGGACCACAGCTCCTCACGCCGCTCGTCCGGCTGCCGCATCACGAACGCCTCGACGCGCAGCGCGTGTTCACCGACGATCAGGTTGCAGACCGTCTTGAGCTTGTGGGTGCCGGGCAGGGTGACGGCGTACGACCCCGGGCCGGTGGACTCCCAGGCGAGCTCACGTTCGTCACAGACCGACTCGATCAGTGCCCCAAGGTCGCTCATCGCACCCACTCTACGGTCGGCGGCGGACGCCGGCCCGCCAGGCGAGCCGGCTCCACCGTGAACTCCTGCACCGCACACCGGGTCTCGGCGGACAGCTCAGCGGGAACAGGTCAGCGCCGAGCCACCGGCGAGCTCCGAGGCCAGCCGGGCCCGGTGCTCGGCGATGGCCTCGCCGTACACGGCGAGCAGGCCGGAGACCGTGCGGTCCCAGGAGAAGTTGCGGGCGTGCCGGGTGGCCCCGAGGGCCAGCTCCGCCCGGCGTGCCCGGTCGGGCAGCAGGCGACCGAGCGCGCGGGCCCAGTCGGCCGGGTCGTGCCCGTCGACCAGCACGCCACTGTTCTCGTCCCGCACGGCGGTCACCAGGCCACCGACGGCCGCCGCCACCACCGGCGTACCGCAGGCCTGCGCCTCCAGGGCGACCAGGCCGAACGACTCGTTGTACGAGGGCACCGCGACCAGGTCGGCGGCCCGGTACAGGGCCGGCAGATCGTCGCCGGTCTGCGGGGGCAGGAACCGCACCCGGTCGGCGACGCCGAGCGAGGCGGTCAGCTCGATCAGGGCGGTCGGGCGGTCCAGGCCGCTGCCGCTGGGACCGCCGCAGATCACCACGGTGACCTCCCGGGCCAGCTCCGGATCCCGCTCACGCAGCTCGGCGACCGCGCGGATCAGCACGTCGGGGGCCTTCAGCGGCTGGATGCGGCCGACGAAGGCCACCACGTACCCCCGCTCGGGCAGGCCGAGACGGCGGCGCGCGGCGGCGGCGGCCCCGGGCAGCGGCCGGAAGCGGTCCAGGTCCACGCCGGGTTCCACCACCGAGACCCGGGTCGGGTCGGCGTCGTACCGGTCGATGAGG
Protein-coding regions in this window:
- the mshA gene encoding D-inositol-3-phosphate glycosyltransferase produces the protein MARMHTGVGRQRGARPWPRRIATVSVHTSPLHQPGTGDAGGMNVYILEVARRLAAAGVEVEIFTRATSGDLPPVVEMTPGVHVRHVPSGPLEGLTKEELPGQLCAFTAGVLRAEAARAPGHYELIHSHYWLSGQVGWLAKERWGVPLVHTAHTLAKVKNAQLAAGDRPEPKARVIGEEQVVAEADRLVANTKVEAGDLIDRYDADPTRVSVVEPGVDLDRFRPLPGAAAAARRRLGLPERGYVVAFVGRIQPLKAPDVLIRAVAELRERDPELAREVTVVICGGPSGSGLDRPTALIELTASLGVADRVRFLPPQTGDDLPALYRAADLVAVPSYNESFGLVALEAQACGTPVVAAAVGGLVTAVRDENSGVLVDGHDPADWARALGRLLPDRARRAELALGATRHARNFSWDRTVSGLLAVYGEAIAEHRARLASELAGGSALTCSR
- a CDS encoding YbjN domain-containing protein → MSDLGALIESVCDERELAWESTGPGSYAVTLPGTHKLKTVCNLIVGEHALRVEAFVMRQPDERREELWSWLLQRNARMYAVSFSIDAVGDVYLTGRVNPAGVDADELDRILGAVLTYADESFDTMLEIGFGSSIRREWEWRVKRGESTANLAAFAHLFEPSSPAPGGSTAGGATPGGSTAGGATPGGRGPDAGVGRSADGGSDRP